The genomic segment CAGCGGCCAGGCGAGGTAGATCACCGCGATCAGGAAGATGCCCGCGACGCCGAAATCGGGCGTGCCGGATCCCAGCCGCCCGAGCGTGCCGCCGAGTCCGAACAGCACGATCGCCGCGAGGACGATGGCGTAGTAGACCGCGGTGACCAGCAGCGAATCGATGAACAACGCCGCCGCGCGCTTGAGGAAGCCCGCATCGACGACATCGCCGCCGTGCACGACCTGCGCGGCGCGGACCACCGGCGCGACCGGGGGCGAATAAGGCGAGGCAGCGTCGGACGCAGTCGCTGGCTGTGCCGGCGGAACCCGGGCATCGCCGGCCGGGCGCCAGGCGTCGTCGACGGATTCTGCCGGCATCCCGGCATCTGTCGCTGCAGGCGCGACCGGCTCCAATGCCCAGCCGTCCGCCGTCGTCGTGGCCGCGACGGGCGACGCTGACGGATCCGCCAGTCCCAGCTCGTGCGCCAGCGCGTGCAGCGGCGTCCAGCCATCCAGCCCGTCGCGCCACAGCAGCGTCCCGTCACCGAGCGTGCCCTGCTGGCGCAGCTGTAGCAGCGCCGGCGTCGTGATCGGGCCCTGACGGGTGTTGGTGGTGTCGGCGTAGTACCACTCGGTCATCGGGCAGGCGTCCTTCTTGTTCGGGCGTACAGGCGGTGTGGCGGTGGGTGACGGGACTCAGGCGCGGCGAAATTCAAGCGGTGTCTGTGAAGCGCTTGCCCGGGGCCGCGTCGGACAGAACCCTGCATCGGCGCGCATCGGGCCGGTGCGCCCATCGTCGGACGTCGCGTGGAACCAGGTGTCCGCCATCGATGATCCTGCCGGGCCGGACGTCCGGCCGTTCCCCGTGTTCATCCTACAGCGGCAGTGTGGGCGGCCCAAGACACCTGAAACGCGACAGGCGCCCGGGTGGGCGCCTGTCGGTGTCATCGTCGAACGGGTTGCCGCGTCAGTGCACCGGCTCGGGCTCGTCGGCGAACAACTGCGTTTCCATCCACGCGTAGGCCGCTTCGCTGCCGGGCTGGTTGAACAGCACCATCAGCACGACCCACTTCAGATCGTCGAGATCCAGTTCGTCCTGATCGAGCGCCATCGCCCGGTCGAGGACCAGTTCGCGCTGGTCGGCATCGAGCACCCCGTGCTGTTCGAGGAACAGCAGGAACCCGCGGCATTCGACATCGAGCCGGTCGAGTTCGGGACCGGAGAACACGCGGGTGGGGCCATTGGCGCGGACCACCGGCACGGCCGGGCGCTGATCGGCCAGCGCATCGAGCCAGTCGAAGGCCTTGCTGACTTCGGCGGGGCTGAAACCGGCCTGGAGCAGGCCGCTCTGGAGGGAGTCGCGATCGCGGAGGAGGTCCGCATCCTCGGTGAAATAGTGTTCGAGCAGGTACAGCAGCACATCCAGGATGCTTTCTTTCATTTCCCCTCGGCCTGCGCCCTTGGGCGCGTCGTTTCAGGACTTTCGGGAATACCGACCGTGCAGCAGAGCCACACGTCCATCCAGCTCCATGGACAGCAGCATGGCCGACGCCCGGGCGACCGTCAATCCACTCCGCGCGACCAGTTCATCCATACCGGTTGGGTCGTGCCCGAGGGCTTTCCACAACCGGTTGTAGTCCGGGTCGACGCGGTCGGGATCGAGTGCAGCACCCGTGCCAGCCGTGTTCAGTATCGTCTCGACGCTCTGGATGGGGGCGTCGAGACGCGCGCGCAAGGCATCGGCGAGTTCGCCGGCGATCGCCGACAGGGCGCCGGTCACCTCCTCGGGCGCTTCAACGAGGGTGGCGCCATCGCGCAGCAGGCGATGGCAGCCGCGCGCCATCGGGTTGTGGATCGAGCCGGGGATCGCGAAGACCTCGCGGCCGGCATCGGCGGCCAAGCGCGCGGTGATCAATGCGCCCGAGCGCTGCGCGGCCTCGACCACGAGCGTGCCCAGCGCGAGCCCGGCGACGATGCGGTTGCGGCTGGGGAACTGCTCGCGTCGCGCCGGCGTGCCGGGCGGATACTCGCTGGCGACCGTACCGGCTTCGACGATGCGCGCATACAGGCGGAGGTTGGAGCGCGGGTAGGGCATGTCGATGCCGCTGCCGAGCACGGCGACGGTATCGCCGCCGGCATCGAGCGCCGCGATGTGGGCGGCCGCGTCGATACCGCTGGCCAGACCGCTGACGACCGACAGGCCATCGAGGGCGAAGCGCCTCGCGAACGATGTCGCGTTGTCGTGTCCGCCTGCCGTCGGCGCGCGGCTGCCGACCACGGCCACGCCGGCGCGCCACAGCCGGCAGGGATCGCCTTCGACGAACAGCGCAAGCGGCGGCGCCTGCATGCGCTTGAGCAGCAACGGGTAATCGGGATCGTGCCAGCCGATGACATGGCGCGCAGGTGCGCCGGCGAGCCAGCGGCGCCAATCGTCGACCGCGTCTTCCGGACCGCCCAGCGCCGCGCGCTGCGCGGCATCGAGACCGGACTCGCGCCAGGCTGGGGCGCCCCCTGCCAGTGCGGCGGCCGGGCCGTCGGCATGTTCGAGCAGGCGGCGGCGCGGTGCAGCAGCGCCACCGGCGTGGATCAGGCGCAGCAGTGCGCGCGCATCGGCATCGTCGTCCATGACCGAAGCCTAGGCCGCACATGAAAACGGCACCCGAAGGTGCCGTCGTCTGATGCCGTCGGGAAAGCCCGCGCAGCGGGCCGGCCCTTACTGTTCGGCGTCGGGGTGCTTGAGCGTGTAGCCGACGCCGGCCGGCTTCTCGCCTTCCATCACCAGCGCGTAGCTGACGAAATCGAAGGTCAAAAAGACCATCGCGTGCGCGGCGTACTCGTCCGGCAGGCGGTCACGACGGGTGCCCGCGTTCGGCGATTCGGTGATGCGCGAGGTGTTGGGATGCGCCACGCGATCGACGTTGTGCGAACCCGTGCGCCAGACCGAGAACACGGTGCCGTTGTCGACGCCGTTCTGGTGGCCGGCCGAGATCGCGATGACATCGCGCGGACCGCCGGTAACCAGCATGTCGGCGACGCCGATCACGCGGGCTTCGGAGGCGAGTGCGTCGGCGCTCGGCGGATGCGGGAAGAACTGCAGGTCGTAGGGCTGCGGATTCACCGGCACGATGCGGTCGCCTGCGCGGGCCTCGTAGCCGTTGTTGTCCAGCGCCAGCGCGGCGGTGTCGCTCTGTGCGGTCGGGCCGTGCACAATCGTGCCGACGCCCATCTGCACCATCTCGTAGCCGAGGAATGCATCCTGCTGGCGCGACTTCGGCTGCGTCTGCGACCACAGGTTGCTTTCACCCGGGATGCGCTTGCCGCGGAAATCGAGATCACGCGAGCGGCGTGCGCCGTAGAACTCGGTGGCGGGGCGCAGCACGGCGTAGCGTTCGCCAGGACGTGCGGCGTCCAGACCCTTGATGTAGACGTTGCGGTCCACGCTGCCGCGCAGGCGGCCGTCTTCGTAACCGAGCACGTAGGGCAGGGTCTCGAAGTCGAACACGATGCGACGGTTCTTGAGGAACGGTTCGACATCAGAAAGCGGAATCGCACCGATCGGCGAGGCGTCGACCGGGCGCGGGCCCGGACGCATCGTCACGCGGTTGAGATACGCCAGGCTGATCACGTCGCCCGGGTAGATCAGGTGCGGGTTCGCGATCTGCGGATTGGCCTGCCAGATTTCCGGCCACAGCCACGGCTTGTCGAGGAACCGGCCTGCGATGCCCCAGAGGGTGTCGCCGCGGACCACGACATAGGTGTCGGGATGATCGCCGCGCATCTGCTGGGCGGCTGCGAATGTGGTGACGGTCAGCAACGCGACGGCACAGCCCGTGCGGAACGACCTTGAAAGGCGTTGAAGCTTGCCGGCCATCTACCTGCTCCCCTTGGATTTTTCCCCTTGCAGCGGCGCAATATAGCCTGAAAGGTCCGCGCGGACGCAAGTGTGCGGCACGTTACAATGGTCGTTTCGTCCCCGCGGCTGTGACCGCCTTCGCTCTTCGACCCCATGGCCCTGCTCGAGATCCTCGAATACCCCCATTCCCGCCTGCGCAAACTGGCTGAGCCCGTCGCGGCCGACCGTTTCGCCGACCCCGCGTTCCAGCGTCTGCTCGACGACATGTTCCAGACCATGTACGAAGCCCCTGGCATCGGCCTGGCGGCGACGCAGATCGATACCCACGAGCGCTTCATGGTCATCGACGTGACCGAAGGCCGTGAGCAGCCGCTGGTGTTCGTGAACCCGCAAATCCGCGACCGCTCGGCGGACCTGCGCGTCCACACCGAAGGCTGTCTGTCGATTCCAGGCGTGTTCGCCGACGTGACCCGCGCCGACGGCATCACCGTCACCGCACTC from the Luteimonas fraxinea genome contains:
- a CDS encoding RDD family protein translates to MTEWYYADTTNTRQGPITTPALLQLRQQGTLGDGTLLWRDGLDGWTPLHALAHELGLADPSASPVAATTTADGWALEPVAPAATDAGMPAESVDDAWRPAGDARVPPAQPATASDAASPYSPPVAPVVRAAQVVHGGDVVDAGFLKRAAALFIDSLLVTAVYYAIVLAAIVLFGLGGTLGRLGSGTPDFGVAGIFLIAVIYLAWPLVSGLYYVLMESSARQATLGKMAVGIKVTGLDGGRISRGRAFARWASHLLAYVTLCIAYLVALFTERKQGLHDMVASTYVVDQWAYTDHPEHQQRTLGTVAIVILVLWAGLLLLGVGAVVLAGIAASL
- a CDS encoding DUF494 family protein, whose translation is MKESILDVLLYLLEHYFTEDADLLRDRDSLQSGLLQAGFSPAEVSKAFDWLDALADQRPAVPVVRANGPTRVFSGPELDRLDVECRGFLLFLEQHGVLDADQRELVLDRAMALDQDELDLDDLKWVVLMVLFNQPGSEAAYAWMETQLFADEPEPVH
- the dprA gene encoding DNA-processing protein DprA, whose translation is MDDDADARALLRLIHAGGAAAPRRRLLEHADGPAAALAGGAPAWRESGLDAAQRAALGGPEDAVDDWRRWLAGAPARHVIGWHDPDYPLLLKRMQAPPLALFVEGDPCRLWRAGVAVVGSRAPTAGGHDNATSFARRFALDGLSVVSGLASGIDAAAHIAALDAGGDTVAVLGSGIDMPYPRSNLRLYARIVEAGTVASEYPPGTPARREQFPSRNRIVAGLALGTLVVEAAQRSGALITARLAADAGREVFAIPGSIHNPMARGCHRLLRDGATLVEAPEEVTGALSAIAGELADALRARLDAPIQSVETILNTAGTGAALDPDRVDPDYNRLWKALGHDPTGMDELVARSGLTVARASAMLLSMELDGRVALLHGRYSRKS
- a CDS encoding LysM peptidoglycan-binding domain-containing protein, whose product is MAGKLQRLSRSFRTGCAVALLTVTTFAAAQQMRGDHPDTYVVVRGDTLWGIAGRFLDKPWLWPEIWQANPQIANPHLIYPGDVISLAYLNRVTMRPGPRPVDASPIGAIPLSDVEPFLKNRRIVFDFETLPYVLGYEDGRLRGSVDRNVYIKGLDAARPGERYAVLRPATEFYGARRSRDLDFRGKRIPGESNLWSQTQPKSRQQDAFLGYEMVQMGVGTIVHGPTAQSDTAALALDNNGYEARAGDRIVPVNPQPYDLQFFPHPPSADALASEARVIGVADMLVTGGPRDVIAISAGHQNGVDNGTVFSVWRTGSHNVDRVAHPNTSRITESPNAGTRRDRLPDEYAAHAMVFLTFDFVSYALVMEGEKPAGVGYTLKHPDAEQ
- the def gene encoding peptide deformylase, producing MALLEILEYPHSRLRKLAEPVAADRFADPAFQRLLDDMFQTMYEAPGIGLAATQIDTHERFMVIDVTEGREQPLVFVNPQIRDRSADLRVHTEGCLSIPGVFADVTRADGITVTALDRHGKPFELSVDGLLATCVLHEIDHLDGKLFIDYLSPLKRDRALKKLEKLRKGERD